In a genomic window of Fusarium verticillioides 7600 chromosome 11, whole genome shotgun sequence:
- a CDS encoding alcohol dehydrogenase — MSSFQHGYVKDLLIQPQATRMGYTRLGRSGLKISKIILGAMSYGSKDWLKWVLEEDEALPLLEHAFKAGINTWDTADLYSNGVSEEIVAKALAVYNIPRERVVIMTKCRFATSAPGEPQLSVFAASINDGEMVNRAGLSRKHIFDAVQASVKRLGTYIDVLQIQRMDPDVPREEIMKALNDVVELGLARYIGASSMPAWEFQALQNVAERNGWHKFISMQNYYNLLYREEEREMMPYCKDAGVGCIPWSPNARGVLARPWNGLDERTSLRTQYDQTLSRLYDRENEADKATVDIVEKVAKARGLPMAVIATAWCLHKGVNPIIGLNSKERIDEAVLAADITLTDDEVAELESAYRPKSVTGY, encoded by the exons ATGTCCTCTTTTCAACACGGCTATGTGAAAGACCTTCTCATTCAACCCCAAGCAACACGTATGGGTTACACCAGACTTGGTCGCTCTGGCTTGAAGATTTCCAAAATCATTCTTGGGGCCATGTCTTACGGAAGTAAAGATTGGCTTAAGTGGGttctcgaagaagacgaagccCTGCCTCTCCTCGAGCACGCCTTCAAAGCCGGCATCAACACCTGGGATACG GCTGATCTTTATTCAAACGGTGTCTCCGAAGAAATCGTCGCCAAAGCGCTGGCTGTGTACAACATTCCCCGAGAGCGCGTCGTGATCATGACCAAATGCCGGTTCGCCACCAGCGCCCCAGGCGAGCCTCAACTCTCTGTCTTTGCTGCTTCCATCAATGATGGGGAGATGGTGAACAGAGCTGGACTGTCGCGCAAGCACATCTTTGACGCAGTGCAAGCTAGTGTCAAGAGGTTGGGTACTTACATCGACGTTCTGCAGATCCAGCGTATGGATCCAGATGTCCCGCGGGAGGAGATCATGAAAGCTTTGAACGACGTGGTGGAACTTGGTTTGGCACGATATATCGGGGCTAGCTCT ATGCCCGCTTGGGAGTTTCAGGCGTTGCAAAATGTGGCTGAGCGAAATGGCTGGCATAAGTTCATTTCAATGCAGAACTATTATAACCTTCTCTACCGAGAGGAAGAACGGGAGATGATGCCGTACTGCAAAGACGCAGGAGTCGGATGTATTCCC TGGTCTCCCAACGCACGCGGTGTTCTTGCTCGTCCCTggaatggccttgacgaaAGGACTTCATTGCGAACACAGTATGACCAAACGCTCAGTCGACTCTACGATCGAGAGAACGAAGCAGACAAGGCAACTGTTGATATAGTTGAAAAGGTGGCCAAGGCGAGAGGACTTCCCATGGCGGTAATCGCGACTGCATGGTGCTTGCATAAGGGAGTCAATCCGATCATCGGCCTGAACAGCAAGGAGCGCATTGATGAAGCGGTGCTGGCTGCTGACATCACTTTGACGGACGATGAGGTTGCAGAACTTGAGTCGGCTTACCGACCGAAGTCTGTTACTGGATATTAG
- a CDS encoding glutathione reductase, whose protein sequence is MATLTKYCDFLVIGGGSGGLASAKRASGQYGAKVIVVEAKRLGGTCVNVGCIPKKITWNAANLAQSMRDAKAYGFSVEQRAAFDWASFKEKRDAIIKKLNNIHERNLEKDGVEYIHGRARLVGKNESMIKLDYGTEIKVNAKKILLATGGHPAVPQGIPGAEHGINSDGFFELDHQPKKVAIVGAGYIAVEFAGMLNALGTETHVFIRHEKLLRTFDEMIQDGILSEYERVGIRIHKESKVENVTKTRKLTLHYSDSTGQGKLEDLDTLIWAIGRTPEVQGLGLDVVGVKQNERGQIITDEYQNTNVENMYSLGDVVGKIELTPVAIAAGRKLSDRLFGGEKFNTSKLDYDLIPSVVFAHPEVGTIGLTEEEAEKEYGKDNIKVYKSSFTATYYAIMEDKGPSKYKLICQGEEEKIVGLHILGLGSAEILQGFGVAIKMGATKKDFDSCVATHPTSAEELVTLK, encoded by the exons ATGGCGACTTTAACAAAGTACTGCGACTTCTTGGTAATTGGAGGTGGCAGTGGAGGTCTTGCCTCGGCTAAGAGAGCGAGTGGACAGTATGGTGCAAAGGTCATTGTAGTAGAGGCAAAACGATTAGGAGGAACCTGTGTCAACGTTGG ATGTATTCCAAAGAAAATCACCTGGAACGCAGCAAATCTCGCACAGAGTATGCGTGACGCCAAGGCCTACGGCTTCTCGGTCGAACAGAGGGCGGCTTTCGATTGGGCGAGCTTCAAGGAAAAGCGAGATGCAATCATTAAGAAACTGAACAATATACACGAGCGCAACCTCGAGAAGGACGGTGTTGAATACATCCACGGCCGAGCACGCCTTGTAGGCAAGAACGAGTCCATGATAAAGCTCGATTATGGTACcgagatcaaagtcaacgCGAAGAAGATCCTGCTTGCGACTGGTGGACATCCTGCAGTTCCTCAGGGAATTCCCGGAGCCGAACATGGCATCAATagcgatggcttctttgagctcGACCATCAACCTAAGAAGGTAGCAATTGTTGGAGCCGGCTATATCGCTGTAGAGTTTGCAGGAATGCTCAATGCATTGGGAACAGAGACCCATGTTTTCATTAGGCATGAAAAGCTTCTACGAACCTTTGACGAGATGATTCAAGATGGCATCCTTTCAGAGTACGAGCGAGTAGGCATACGCATTCACAAGGAAAGCAAGGTTGAGAACGTCACCAAAACAAGAAAGCTTACTCTACACTACTCTGACTCAACTGGTCAAGGCAAGCTCGAGGACCTGGATACTCTGATTTGGGCCATCGGCCGAACGCCAGAAGTGCAAGGTCTTGGTCTAGACGTCGTGGGTGTCAAGCAGAACGAGAGGGGTCAGATCATCACAGACGAGTACCAGAACACCAACGTGGAGAACATGTATTCCCTCGGCGATGTAGTCGGCAAAATCGAGCTTACTCCAGTCGCAATCGCCGCCGGCCGCAAGCTGAGCGATCGGCTCTTCGGCGGTGAAAAGTTCAACACAAGCAAGCTAGACTATGACCTAATTCCCTCTGTCGTCTTTGCCCATCCTGAAGTTGGCACTATTGGCCTcacggaagaagaggccgagaaggaataCGGGAAGGATAATATCAAGGTCTACAAGTCCTCCTTCACGGCGACTTATTATGCCATAATGGAGGATAAGGGGCCTTCAAAGTATAAGCTCATTTGCcagggggaggaggagaagatcgtGGGACTGCAtatcttgggcttggggagTGCGGAGATATTGCAAGGATTTGGGGTGGCGATTAAGATGGGGGCTACGAAGAAGGATTTTGATAGCTGCGTTGCGACTCATCCAACTAGTGCAGAGGAGCTAGTCACCCTTAAGTAG